A stretch of Prunus dulcis chromosome 6, ALMONDv2, whole genome shotgun sequence DNA encodes these proteins:
- the LOC117632423 gene encoding protein saal1 isoform X2, with protein MAVDAKSVPLEDQEEQERQVQRHDAPAHNPSAPPDEFFDISTTVDPSYVISLIRKLLPANASNNHNSHGDVFFAHVQELDTDHTVKTAPTLHVSNDGSESMEIADDFHKSAPEERQNNGSYDGAEQCGHSVPVGEEAWEEYGCILWDLAASKTHAELMVQNLILEVLLANLMVSQSARATEITLGIIGNLACHEVPMKHIVSTSGLIGTVVDQLFSEYAQCLCEACRLLTVGLQSSERISWAKELQSEHILSRILWIAENSLNPQLIEKSVELLLATIESSEEVVLILLPPLMKLGLASLLINLLDFEMSQLLSERVPERYPVLDVILRSIEALSVIDGHSQEICSNKDLFRLVCELVKLPDKVEVANSCITAGVLIANILSDEPNLASEISQGELFIFLFSFVLKLPSDSFGLITPHEVEVTLYIHPDLPFLQGLLDIFPFSSEDLEARSALWNIIARLLVRVQENEMSRSALQQYVSVLVSKSDVIEDDLLDSQLDELNSKARTTSLRRIICLLNQWTASKDDHKENEMMGNRHEDDINIDRLLDCCCKHSEPNKSVLI; from the exons ATGGCGGTGGACGCAAAATCAGTGCCTCTAGAAGaccaagaagaacaagaacgACAAGTGCAGCGCCATGATGCACCTGCACATAACCCTTCTGCTCCGCCCGATGAG TTCTTTGACATCTCAACAACAGTAGATCCTAGTTATGTGATCTCTCTGATACGGAAGCTTCTACCGGCTAATGCAAGTAATAATCACAACTCGCATGGTGATGTTTTTTTTGCCCATGTGCAAGAATTAGATACTGATCACACAGTTAAGACTGCTCCCACTCTGCACGTATCAAATGATGGATCTGAGAGCATGGAAATTGCTGATGATTTTCATAAAAGTGCTCCTGAGGAAAGACAAAACAATGGTTCATATGATGGAGCCGAACAGTGTGGCCATAGTGTCCCAGTGGGAGAAGAGGCTTGGGAAGAATATGGTTGCATTTTATGGGATCTTGCTGCAAGTAAAACTCATGCAGAACTCATG GTGCAAAACCTTATACTTGAAGTGCTTTTAGCGAACCTTATGGTTTCACAATCTGCGCGTGCTACG GAAATCACCCTTGGAATTATTGGAAACCTTGCCTGTCACGAAGTTCCCATGAAACATATAGTCTCTACAAGTGGATTAATTGGAACTGTTGTGGATCAGTTATTTTCAGAGTATGCTCAGTGCTTATGTGAAGCCTGCAG GCTGTTAACTGTGGGTCTTCAAAGTAGTGAACGTATATCTTGGGCCAAAGAATTGCAGTCTGAACATATTCTGAGCCGCATTTTATGGATTGCGGAAAATAGCTTAAATCCACAGCTTATAGAAAAG AGTGTTGAACTCTTGTTAGCCACCATTGAAAGTTCAGAGGAAGTTGTGCTTATTCTCCTTCCACCTTTAATGAAGCTGGGCTTAGCAAGTCTATTAATAAATCTCTTGGATTTTGAAATGAGCCAATTATTGAGTGAAAGAGTGCCTGAAAG GTACCCGGTTCTTGATGTAATCCTCCGTTCCATTGAAGCTCTTTCTGTTATTGATGGTCATTCCCAAGAGATTTGTTCAAACAAGGATCTTTTTCGGCTAGTTTGTGAACTGGTCAAACTCCCTGATAAAGTTGAG GTTGCAAATTCTTGTATCACGGCTGGAGTTCTAATTGCAAACATTCTTTCAGATGAACCAAATCTAGCTTCAGAGATATCACAGGGTgaattgtttatatttctcttttcttttgttttaaagttACCATCAGATTCTTTTGGTTTAATAACACCACATGAAGTGGAAGTGACATTATATATCCATCCAGATTTGCCTTTCTTACAGGGTCTGCTTGACATATTCCCCTTTTCTTCGGAGGATTTGGAAGCAAGGAGTGCACTTTGGAACATCATTGCAAGGTTACTGGTTAGAGTTCAGGAAAATGAAATGAGCCGATCAGCTCTCCAGCAATATGTTTCGGTTCTAGTTAGCAAATCTGATGTGATTGAAGATGATCTTCTGGACTCCCAATTAGATGAATTAAACTCAAAAGCTAGAACTACATCT CTTAGAAGGATCATCTGTCTTTTAAATCAGTGGACTGCTTCAAAGGATGATCACAAAGAGAATGAAATGATGGGCAACCGACATGAGGATGATATAAACATTGATAGATTGTTGGACTGCTGTTGTAAGCATTCTGA GCCTAACAAATCTGTTCTCATCTAA
- the LOC117632423 gene encoding protein saal1 isoform X3 gives MAVDAKSVPLEDQEEQERQVQRHDAPAHNPSAPPDEFFDISTTVDPSYVISLIRKLLPANASNNHNSHGDVFFAHVQELDTDHTVKTAPTLHVSNDGSESMEIADDFHKSAPEERQNNGSYDGAEQCGHSVPVGEEAWEEYGCILWDLAASKTHAELMVQNLILEVLLANLMVSQSARATEITLGIIGNLACHEVPMKHIVSTSGLIGTVVDQLFSEYAQCLCEACRLLTVGLQSSERISWAKELQSEHILSRILWIAENSLNPQLIEKSVELLLATIESSEEVVLILLPPLMKLGLASLLINLLDFEMSQLLSERVPERYPVLDVILRSIEALSVIDGHSQEICSNKDLFRLVCELVKLPDKVEVANSCITAGVLIANILSDEPNLASEISQDLPFLQGLLDIFPFSSEDLEARSALWNIIARLLVRVQENEMSRSALQQYVSVLVSKSDVIEDDLLDSQLDELNSKARTTSLRRIICLLNQWTASKDDHKENEMMGNRHEDDINIDRLLDCCCKHSEPILIHCFCSLHKA, from the exons ATGGCGGTGGACGCAAAATCAGTGCCTCTAGAAGaccaagaagaacaagaacgACAAGTGCAGCGCCATGATGCACCTGCACATAACCCTTCTGCTCCGCCCGATGAG TTCTTTGACATCTCAACAACAGTAGATCCTAGTTATGTGATCTCTCTGATACGGAAGCTTCTACCGGCTAATGCAAGTAATAATCACAACTCGCATGGTGATGTTTTTTTTGCCCATGTGCAAGAATTAGATACTGATCACACAGTTAAGACTGCTCCCACTCTGCACGTATCAAATGATGGATCTGAGAGCATGGAAATTGCTGATGATTTTCATAAAAGTGCTCCTGAGGAAAGACAAAACAATGGTTCATATGATGGAGCCGAACAGTGTGGCCATAGTGTCCCAGTGGGAGAAGAGGCTTGGGAAGAATATGGTTGCATTTTATGGGATCTTGCTGCAAGTAAAACTCATGCAGAACTCATG GTGCAAAACCTTATACTTGAAGTGCTTTTAGCGAACCTTATGGTTTCACAATCTGCGCGTGCTACG GAAATCACCCTTGGAATTATTGGAAACCTTGCCTGTCACGAAGTTCCCATGAAACATATAGTCTCTACAAGTGGATTAATTGGAACTGTTGTGGATCAGTTATTTTCAGAGTATGCTCAGTGCTTATGTGAAGCCTGCAG GCTGTTAACTGTGGGTCTTCAAAGTAGTGAACGTATATCTTGGGCCAAAGAATTGCAGTCTGAACATATTCTGAGCCGCATTTTATGGATTGCGGAAAATAGCTTAAATCCACAGCTTATAGAAAAG AGTGTTGAACTCTTGTTAGCCACCATTGAAAGTTCAGAGGAAGTTGTGCTTATTCTCCTTCCACCTTTAATGAAGCTGGGCTTAGCAAGTCTATTAATAAATCTCTTGGATTTTGAAATGAGCCAATTATTGAGTGAAAGAGTGCCTGAAAG GTACCCGGTTCTTGATGTAATCCTCCGTTCCATTGAAGCTCTTTCTGTTATTGATGGTCATTCCCAAGAGATTTGTTCAAACAAGGATCTTTTTCGGCTAGTTTGTGAACTGGTCAAACTCCCTGATAAAGTTGAG GTTGCAAATTCTTGTATCACGGCTGGAGTTCTAATTGCAAACATTCTTTCAGATGAACCAAATCTAGCTTCAGAGATATCACAGG ATTTGCCTTTCTTACAGGGTCTGCTTGACATATTCCCCTTTTCTTCGGAGGATTTGGAAGCAAGGAGTGCACTTTGGAACATCATTGCAAGGTTACTGGTTAGAGTTCAGGAAAATGAAATGAGCCGATCAGCTCTCCAGCAATATGTTTCGGTTCTAGTTAGCAAATCTGATGTGATTGAAGATGATCTTCTGGACTCCCAATTAGATGAATTAAACTCAAAAGCTAGAACTACATCT CTTAGAAGGATCATCTGTCTTTTAAATCAGTGGACTGCTTCAAAGGATGATCACAAAGAGAATGAAATGATGGGCAACCGACATGAGGATGATATAAACATTGATAGATTGTTGGACTGCTGTTGTAAGCATTCTGA GCCTATACTCATCCATTGTTTCTGTTCTCTTCATAAGGCCTAA
- the LOC117632424 gene encoding recQ-mediated genome instability protein 2: protein MDYNLAALKLLCVQLKDAQETSSENAMELHNIIFQRAWLQGILVQVPADGECLYLDDGTGVIELSLRPEFRGRPWNIGMYVMVVGRYMVRTDEPPMIQVHKMVDLSASPDREAMWYLEVLEAYKMFYQPLMEGPV, encoded by the exons atggactACAACCTAGCTGCTCTTAAACTACTGTGTGTCCAACTGAAAGACGCGCAAGAAACTTCTTCCGAGAACGCCATGGAATTGCACAACATCATATTCCAACGTGCCTGGTTACAG GGCATTTTGGTCCAAGTCCCCGCCGACGGAGAGTGCTTGTATCTCGACGACGGCACCGGCGTCATCGAGCTCTCCCTCAGACCCGAGTTTCGCGGCCGCCCTTGGAATATCG GAATGTATGTAATGGTTGTTGGACGCTACATGGTCCGTACGGATGAGCCCCCAATGATccag GTTCACAAGATGGTTGATCTTTCAGCTTCCCCTGATCGAGAGGCAATGTGGTACCTTGAAGTTTTGGAGGCATACAAAATGTTCTATCAGCCCTTAATGGAAGGACCTGTGTAa
- the LOC117632423 gene encoding protein saal1 isoform X4, whose amino-acid sequence MAVDAKSVPLEDQEEQERQVQRHDAPAHNPSAPPDEFFDISTTVDPSYVISLIRKLLPANASNNHNSHGDVFFAHVQELDTDHTVKTAPTLHVSNDGSESMEIADDFHKSAPEERQNNGSYDGAEQCGHSVPVGEEAWEEYGCILWDLAASKTHAELMVQNLILEVLLANLMVSQSARATEITLGIIGNLACHEVPMKHIVSTSGLIGTVVDQLFSEYAQCLCEACRLLTVGLQSSERISWAKELQSEHILSRILWIAENSLNPQLIEKSVELLLATIESSEEVVLILLPPLMKLGLASLLINLLDFEMSQLLSERVPERYPVLDVILRSIEALSVIDGHSQEICSNKDLFRLVCELVKLPDKVEGLLDIFPFSSEDLEARSALWNIIARLLVRVQENEMSRSALQQYVSVLVSKSDVIEDDLLDSQLDELNSKARTTSLRRIICLLNQWTASKDDHKENEMMGNRHEDDINIDRLLDCCCKHSEPILIHCFCSLHKA is encoded by the exons ATGGCGGTGGACGCAAAATCAGTGCCTCTAGAAGaccaagaagaacaagaacgACAAGTGCAGCGCCATGATGCACCTGCACATAACCCTTCTGCTCCGCCCGATGAG TTCTTTGACATCTCAACAACAGTAGATCCTAGTTATGTGATCTCTCTGATACGGAAGCTTCTACCGGCTAATGCAAGTAATAATCACAACTCGCATGGTGATGTTTTTTTTGCCCATGTGCAAGAATTAGATACTGATCACACAGTTAAGACTGCTCCCACTCTGCACGTATCAAATGATGGATCTGAGAGCATGGAAATTGCTGATGATTTTCATAAAAGTGCTCCTGAGGAAAGACAAAACAATGGTTCATATGATGGAGCCGAACAGTGTGGCCATAGTGTCCCAGTGGGAGAAGAGGCTTGGGAAGAATATGGTTGCATTTTATGGGATCTTGCTGCAAGTAAAACTCATGCAGAACTCATG GTGCAAAACCTTATACTTGAAGTGCTTTTAGCGAACCTTATGGTTTCACAATCTGCGCGTGCTACG GAAATCACCCTTGGAATTATTGGAAACCTTGCCTGTCACGAAGTTCCCATGAAACATATAGTCTCTACAAGTGGATTAATTGGAACTGTTGTGGATCAGTTATTTTCAGAGTATGCTCAGTGCTTATGTGAAGCCTGCAG GCTGTTAACTGTGGGTCTTCAAAGTAGTGAACGTATATCTTGGGCCAAAGAATTGCAGTCTGAACATATTCTGAGCCGCATTTTATGGATTGCGGAAAATAGCTTAAATCCACAGCTTATAGAAAAG AGTGTTGAACTCTTGTTAGCCACCATTGAAAGTTCAGAGGAAGTTGTGCTTATTCTCCTTCCACCTTTAATGAAGCTGGGCTTAGCAAGTCTATTAATAAATCTCTTGGATTTTGAAATGAGCCAATTATTGAGTGAAAGAGTGCCTGAAAG GTACCCGGTTCTTGATGTAATCCTCCGTTCCATTGAAGCTCTTTCTGTTATTGATGGTCATTCCCAAGAGATTTGTTCAAACAAGGATCTTTTTCGGCTAGTTTGTGAACTGGTCAAACTCCCTGATAAAGTTGAG GGTCTGCTTGACATATTCCCCTTTTCTTCGGAGGATTTGGAAGCAAGGAGTGCACTTTGGAACATCATTGCAAGGTTACTGGTTAGAGTTCAGGAAAATGAAATGAGCCGATCAGCTCTCCAGCAATATGTTTCGGTTCTAGTTAGCAAATCTGATGTGATTGAAGATGATCTTCTGGACTCCCAATTAGATGAATTAAACTCAAAAGCTAGAACTACATCT CTTAGAAGGATCATCTGTCTTTTAAATCAGTGGACTGCTTCAAAGGATGATCACAAAGAGAATGAAATGATGGGCAACCGACATGAGGATGATATAAACATTGATAGATTGTTGGACTGCTGTTGTAAGCATTCTGA GCCTATACTCATCCATTGTTTCTGTTCTCTTCATAAGGCCTAA
- the LOC117632423 gene encoding protein saal1 isoform X1 encodes MAVDAKSVPLEDQEEQERQVQRHDAPAHNPSAPPDEFFDISTTVDPSYVISLIRKLLPANASNNHNSHGDVFFAHVQELDTDHTVKTAPTLHVSNDGSESMEIADDFHKSAPEERQNNGSYDGAEQCGHSVPVGEEAWEEYGCILWDLAASKTHAELMVQNLILEVLLANLMVSQSARATEITLGIIGNLACHEVPMKHIVSTSGLIGTVVDQLFSEYAQCLCEACRLLTVGLQSSERISWAKELQSEHILSRILWIAENSLNPQLIEKSVELLLATIESSEEVVLILLPPLMKLGLASLLINLLDFEMSQLLSERVPERYPVLDVILRSIEALSVIDGHSQEICSNKDLFRLVCELVKLPDKVEVANSCITAGVLIANILSDEPNLASEISQGELFIFLFSFVLKLPSDSFGLITPHEVEVTLYIHPDLPFLQGLLDIFPFSSEDLEARSALWNIIARLLVRVQENEMSRSALQQYVSVLVSKSDVIEDDLLDSQLDELNSKARTTSLRRIICLLNQWTASKDDHKENEMMGNRHEDDINIDRLLDCCCKHSEPILIHCFCSLHKA; translated from the exons ATGGCGGTGGACGCAAAATCAGTGCCTCTAGAAGaccaagaagaacaagaacgACAAGTGCAGCGCCATGATGCACCTGCACATAACCCTTCTGCTCCGCCCGATGAG TTCTTTGACATCTCAACAACAGTAGATCCTAGTTATGTGATCTCTCTGATACGGAAGCTTCTACCGGCTAATGCAAGTAATAATCACAACTCGCATGGTGATGTTTTTTTTGCCCATGTGCAAGAATTAGATACTGATCACACAGTTAAGACTGCTCCCACTCTGCACGTATCAAATGATGGATCTGAGAGCATGGAAATTGCTGATGATTTTCATAAAAGTGCTCCTGAGGAAAGACAAAACAATGGTTCATATGATGGAGCCGAACAGTGTGGCCATAGTGTCCCAGTGGGAGAAGAGGCTTGGGAAGAATATGGTTGCATTTTATGGGATCTTGCTGCAAGTAAAACTCATGCAGAACTCATG GTGCAAAACCTTATACTTGAAGTGCTTTTAGCGAACCTTATGGTTTCACAATCTGCGCGTGCTACG GAAATCACCCTTGGAATTATTGGAAACCTTGCCTGTCACGAAGTTCCCATGAAACATATAGTCTCTACAAGTGGATTAATTGGAACTGTTGTGGATCAGTTATTTTCAGAGTATGCTCAGTGCTTATGTGAAGCCTGCAG GCTGTTAACTGTGGGTCTTCAAAGTAGTGAACGTATATCTTGGGCCAAAGAATTGCAGTCTGAACATATTCTGAGCCGCATTTTATGGATTGCGGAAAATAGCTTAAATCCACAGCTTATAGAAAAG AGTGTTGAACTCTTGTTAGCCACCATTGAAAGTTCAGAGGAAGTTGTGCTTATTCTCCTTCCACCTTTAATGAAGCTGGGCTTAGCAAGTCTATTAATAAATCTCTTGGATTTTGAAATGAGCCAATTATTGAGTGAAAGAGTGCCTGAAAG GTACCCGGTTCTTGATGTAATCCTCCGTTCCATTGAAGCTCTTTCTGTTATTGATGGTCATTCCCAAGAGATTTGTTCAAACAAGGATCTTTTTCGGCTAGTTTGTGAACTGGTCAAACTCCCTGATAAAGTTGAG GTTGCAAATTCTTGTATCACGGCTGGAGTTCTAATTGCAAACATTCTTTCAGATGAACCAAATCTAGCTTCAGAGATATCACAGGGTgaattgtttatatttctcttttcttttgttttaaagttACCATCAGATTCTTTTGGTTTAATAACACCACATGAAGTGGAAGTGACATTATATATCCATCCAGATTTGCCTTTCTTACAGGGTCTGCTTGACATATTCCCCTTTTCTTCGGAGGATTTGGAAGCAAGGAGTGCACTTTGGAACATCATTGCAAGGTTACTGGTTAGAGTTCAGGAAAATGAAATGAGCCGATCAGCTCTCCAGCAATATGTTTCGGTTCTAGTTAGCAAATCTGATGTGATTGAAGATGATCTTCTGGACTCCCAATTAGATGAATTAAACTCAAAAGCTAGAACTACATCT CTTAGAAGGATCATCTGTCTTTTAAATCAGTGGACTGCTTCAAAGGATGATCACAAAGAGAATGAAATGATGGGCAACCGACATGAGGATGATATAAACATTGATAGATTGTTGGACTGCTGTTGTAAGCATTCTGA GCCTATACTCATCCATTGTTTCTGTTCTCTTCATAAGGCCTAA